From Triticum aestivum cultivar Chinese Spring chromosome 4A, IWGSC CS RefSeq v2.1, whole genome shotgun sequence, a single genomic window includes:
- the LOC123087223 gene encoding uncharacterized protein — protein MTPQALLLLLLLLAAAVAVAAASAAPENGAANDLLPKYGLPKGLIPDSVSSYTFDEATGDFEIHLAGTCYVRFGDHLVYYEKALRGCLSKGRITGLAGIQAKKLFLWVSVSGIVAHPEEGTLEFQVGFVSEELSASLFDRVPACGASAGAQLRGVAGVIQELGLLPVAEA, from the exons ATGACTCCCcaagccctcctcctcctcctcctcctcctcgccgccgccgtcgccgtcgccgccgcgtccGCGGCCCCGGAGAACGGCGCGGCGAACGACCTGCTCCCCAAGTACGGACTCCCGAAGGGCCTCATCCCGGACTCGGTCAGCTCCTACACCTTCGACGAGGCCACGGGCGACTTCGAGATCCACCTCGCGGGCACCTGCTACGTCCGCTTCGGCGACCACCTCGTCTACTACGAGAAGGCCCTCCGCGGCTGCCTCTCCAAGGGGCGGATCACCGGCCTCGCCGGCATCCAGGCCAAGAAGCTCTTCCTCTGGGTCTCCGTCTCCGGCATCGTGGCGCACCCCGAGGAGGGCACACTCGAGTTCCAGGTCGGCTTCGTCTCCGAGGAGCTCTCCGCCTCGCTCTTCGACCGGGTGCCCGCCTGcggcgccagcgccggcgcgcaGCTCCGCGGCGTCGCCGGGGTCATCCAGGAGCTCGGCCTGCTCCCCGTTGCAGAG GCTTGA